From a single Marinobacter sp. THAF197a genomic region:
- the def gene encoding peptide deformylase → MMILEILEYPDPRLRTIAKPVDEVTDDIRKLIDDMFETMYDAPGIGLAATQVNVHKQIIVMDLSEDKSEPRVFINPKVEVLDGELEAMQEGCLSVPGFYEDVKRIEHCRITAKDRNGEDFVLEATGLLAVCIQHEMDHLNGKLFVDYLSSLKRNRIRKKLEKLHKQSA, encoded by the coding sequence ATTATGATTTTAGAGATTCTTGAGTATCCGGACCCGCGCCTTCGCACCATCGCCAAGCCGGTGGACGAAGTGACCGACGACATCCGCAAGCTGATCGACGACATGTTCGAGACCATGTACGATGCCCCCGGCATTGGCCTGGCGGCTACTCAGGTCAATGTGCACAAGCAGATCATCGTCATGGACCTGTCGGAAGACAAGAGCGAGCCCCGGGTGTTCATCAACCCGAAAGTAGAAGTACTGGACGGTGAGCTGGAAGCCATGCAGGAAGGCTGCCTGTCGGTTCCCGGTTTCTATGAAGACGTGAAGCGCATCGAACACTGCCGGATTACCGCCAAAGACCGTAACGGTGAAGACTTTGTACTCGAGGCTACCGGCCTGCTGGCGGTGTGCATCCAGCATGAAATGGACCACCTGAACGGCAAGCTGTTCGTGGACTACCTCAGCTCGCTCAAGCGTAACCGCATTCGCAAGAAGCTGGAAAAGCTCCACAAGCAAAGCGCCTGA
- a CDS encoding LysM peptidoglycan-binding domain-containing protein, translated as MRKLLYALAATALLFTSWAQAQPELRSDHPERYTVVKGDTLWDISARFLNNPWYWPEIWHVNPQVANPHLIYPGDRLALVYIDGKPRITKVSTSDVVKLSPQIRSEAIDTPIPAIPLDAISSFLTDTRIVSPAEINGAPYVLEGEDGRIITGAGDRVYARGQKPADRVGVFRRSKEFVDPETGEFLGLEARSIAKGNITAENGDVLTMTLTRSSEEVRIGDRLLVNEDRRLTTNFVPSSPDEEIEGRMISVDGGVNQIGQYNVVAINRGEREGLMPGHVLAVMKSGNLVRDPVTGETIELPSERAGLLMVFQSYEKMSYGLILQATRPLAVGDRVKNP; from the coding sequence ATGAGGAAATTGTTGTACGCTCTGGCAGCGACGGCGCTGCTGTTTACTTCCTGGGCCCAGGCACAACCGGAGCTCAGGTCTGATCATCCTGAGCGTTACACTGTCGTCAAGGGGGACACCCTTTGGGACATTTCAGCGCGATTCCTGAACAACCCCTGGTACTGGCCGGAAATCTGGCACGTTAATCCGCAGGTTGCCAACCCCCACCTGATTTACCCGGGTGATCGCCTGGCGCTGGTGTACATCGATGGCAAGCCCCGCATTACCAAGGTGTCTACCAGCGATGTCGTCAAGCTGTCACCGCAAATCCGCTCCGAAGCGATCGACACCCCGATTCCAGCCATCCCGCTGGATGCCATCAGCAGTTTCCTGACCGACACCCGCATTGTCTCGCCGGCTGAAATCAACGGCGCACCTTACGTGCTCGAAGGTGAAGATGGTCGCATCATCACCGGTGCCGGTGACCGGGTTTATGCCCGTGGCCAAAAGCCGGCCGACCGGGTTGGCGTTTTCCGTCGGAGCAAGGAATTTGTGGATCCGGAAACCGGTGAATTCCTGGGGCTGGAGGCACGCAGCATTGCCAAGGGTAACATTACTGCGGAAAACGGTGATGTACTGACCATGACCCTGACCCGTTCCAGCGAGGAAGTGCGCATCGGTGACCGCCTGCTGGTCAACGAAGATCGTCGCCTGACCACCAACTTCGTGCCCAGCTCTCCGGATGAGGAGATCGAGGGCCGGATGATTTCCGTGGATGGTGGTGTTAACCAGATTGGTCAGTACAACGTGGTGGCTATCAACCGCGGCGAACGTGAGGGCCTGATGCCGGGCCACGTGCTGGCAGTGATGAAGAGCGGTAACCTGGTCCGTGACCCGGTCACCGGTGAAACCATTGAGCTGCCGTCCGAGCGGGCTGGCCTGCTGATGGTGTTCCAGTCTTACGAAAAGATGAGCTATGGCCTGATTCTTCAGGCGACTCGCCCGCTGGCGGTGGGTGATCGGGTCAAGAACCCCTGA
- the dprA gene encoding DNA-processing protein DprA, with protein MSAPTCLESASDRWLLLSLLPRFGLRLRERIHANTEQLTDILDMNAATLKALGLTTDAIEAVMAWQADDSGHPVIVEAGRIRSASMASGIFLMGYGEAGYPDALRHIHNAPLLLYGRGDPDLLRKDQLGVVGSRNATRAGLEHARQFSAELSRRGLLITSGLALGIDGAAHAGALDAGFPTIAVVGCGLDRLYPAQHRKLAERIIEQGLIISEYPPGTQARAAHFPQRNRIISGLSRGVLVVEASLRSGSLITARTALEQGREVFAIPGSVHSPVARGCHQLIKQGARLVETADDVLEELGTWWSMQPASECDQTGPAEQDLSGLDSREIAVLEALGYDPQSTDALSQATGLPADQLMQSLLLLELEGLANSAPGGYLRAG; from the coding sequence ATGTCTGCACCTACCTGCCTGGAATCGGCCAGCGACCGCTGGCTGCTGTTGTCTCTTTTGCCCCGGTTTGGCCTTCGCCTGCGTGAGCGGATACACGCGAATACCGAACAGCTGACCGATATTCTCGACATGAATGCCGCCACCCTGAAGGCCCTGGGCCTGACCACCGATGCCATTGAAGCGGTGATGGCCTGGCAGGCCGACGATTCCGGGCACCCGGTCATTGTAGAGGCCGGCCGCATTCGCTCGGCCAGTATGGCCTCCGGGATCTTCCTGATGGGCTATGGAGAAGCCGGATATCCGGATGCACTCAGGCATATTCATAACGCCCCGTTGTTGCTGTACGGTCGGGGTGATCCCGACTTACTGCGCAAAGACCAGCTTGGCGTTGTCGGCAGTCGCAATGCCACCCGGGCCGGACTTGAGCATGCTCGGCAGTTTTCGGCAGAACTGAGCCGGCGTGGACTTCTGATCACCAGCGGCCTTGCCCTGGGTATTGACGGTGCCGCCCACGCCGGCGCTCTGGATGCTGGTTTTCCGACCATTGCCGTGGTGGGCTGTGGTCTCGACCGGTTGTATCCGGCGCAGCACCGAAAACTGGCCGAGCGCATTATTGAGCAGGGGCTTATTATCTCGGAATACCCGCCCGGCACACAGGCCCGGGCCGCCCATTTCCCGCAGCGGAACCGGATCATCAGTGGCCTGAGCCGCGGCGTGCTGGTGGTTGAGGCAAGCCTCCGTAGCGGCTCGCTGATAACGGCCAGAACCGCGCTGGAACAGGGGCGCGAGGTGTTCGCCATTCCCGGCTCGGTGCACAGCCCGGTGGCTCGGGGTTGTCACCAGTTGATCAAACAGGGCGCAAGGCTGGTGGAGACCGCTGATGACGTTCTGGAGGAACTGGGCACCTGGTGGTCGATGCAGCCCGCATCGGAATGTGATCAAACCGGCCCCGCAGAGCAGGATTTGTCCGGGTTGGACAGTCGGGAAATCGCGGTGCTTGAGGCTTTGGGGTATGATCCACAATCTACCGATGCACTGAGCCAGGCTACGGGTCTGCCAGCGGATCAGCTGATGCAGTCTTTGTTGCTGCTGG